One genomic region from Nocardia vinacea encodes:
- a CDS encoding helix-turn-helix transcriptional regulator, giving the protein MSRLWPSGGVHLWPSGGTSTVHSHPRGHLVYAAQGVLSVHTERGTSIVPANRVAWTPAGFAHYHRAHSHTDMRILFLPASLARLAPDHPAVFLVSDLAREILLTLTGPRERDRAALARLRRVLVDELHEAHEQPLQLPEPHDDRLQAIAEVLYQQPADNSSLAELGQTIGASARTLSRLFHNELGMTFYQWRTQLRIYHALVLLADGHDTTHVAHACGWANPSSFITAFTDIIGTTPGRYRTGRHRSTTRMT; this is encoded by the coding sequence ATGTCACGTCTCTGGCCATCCGGAGGCGTACATCTATGGCCGTCGGGGGGAACAAGCACGGTGCATTCCCATCCACGTGGACACCTGGTGTACGCGGCCCAAGGTGTCCTATCGGTCCACACCGAACGCGGCACTTCGATCGTTCCGGCCAATCGAGTCGCATGGACCCCAGCCGGATTCGCGCACTACCACCGCGCGCACAGCCACACCGATATGCGGATCCTGTTCCTACCGGCATCCTTGGCCCGGCTCGCACCGGACCATCCCGCCGTGTTCCTGGTCTCGGACCTCGCCCGCGAAATCCTGCTCACCCTCACCGGCCCCCGCGAGCGCGACCGCGCCGCGCTCGCTCGCCTCCGTCGAGTCCTCGTCGACGAACTCCACGAAGCACACGAGCAGCCTCTGCAACTGCCGGAACCACACGACGATCGGTTGCAAGCCATTGCGGAGGTGCTGTACCAGCAGCCCGCGGACAACAGCTCACTGGCCGAACTCGGGCAGACGATCGGAGCCAGCGCCCGCACTCTCAGCCGACTGTTCCACAACGAACTCGGCATGACCTTCTATCAGTGGCGCACACAACTACGCATCTATCACGCACTCGTCCTGCTCGCCGACGGCCACGACACGACCCACGTCGCCCACGCCTGCGGATGGGCGAACCCCAGCAGCTTCATCACCGCCTTCACCGACATCATCGGCACCACTCCGGGCCGCTACCGAACCGGACGCCACCGCTCCACCACCCGAATGACCTGA
- a CDS encoding zinc-binding dehydrogenase gives MSTTMRAAVCAGAGGPEVLEIRELPVPAVREGWSLVRVQGAGLNRSELRTRQGHSPNVTFPRVLGIECVGIVAASTDPMLPDGTTVAAVMGEMGREFDGGYAEYALLPNSLLMPVSTTLPWEVLAALPETYLTAQGSLDALGVVPGGEGRLLIRGGTSSVGMAAASIAAGYGIETAATTRRQGKIGALTAAGVDHVLLDTGESLTASVHAVWPEGPDYVLDLVGASTAVDSLHLVRRGGTVCVAGSLSGWLIPDFEPIAMIPSGTKLTAFHSDDFKGSAGTTVLQRVIHQVEAGVYRPNIDRVFGLDDIVAAHRYMENNQATGKVVVVP, from the coding sequence GTGAGTACGACAATGCGAGCGGCGGTCTGTGCCGGGGCCGGTGGTCCGGAGGTACTGGAGATCCGTGAGCTGCCGGTACCAGCGGTTCGGGAGGGTTGGAGCCTGGTGCGGGTGCAGGGCGCGGGCTTGAACCGGTCGGAGCTGAGGACCCGTCAGGGGCATTCCCCGAACGTGACGTTCCCCCGTGTGCTCGGGATCGAATGTGTGGGAATCGTTGCCGCCTCGACCGATCCGATGTTGCCGGATGGGACGACCGTTGCGGCGGTGATGGGTGAGATGGGCCGGGAGTTCGACGGCGGCTACGCGGAGTACGCATTGTTGCCGAACTCGCTGCTGATGCCGGTCAGCACCACGTTGCCTTGGGAGGTCCTGGCCGCGCTACCTGAGACGTATTTGACCGCACAGGGCTCGCTGGATGCGTTGGGGGTCGTGCCGGGTGGCGAGGGGCGGTTACTGATCCGTGGCGGGACCTCGTCGGTGGGGATGGCTGCCGCGTCGATCGCGGCCGGCTACGGCATCGAGACCGCGGCCACCACTCGGCGACAAGGCAAGATCGGCGCATTGACCGCGGCTGGTGTCGACCACGTACTCCTCGACACCGGTGAATCGCTGACGGCGAGCGTGCACGCGGTATGGCCCGAGGGTCCGGACTATGTGCTGGATCTCGTCGGAGCGAGCACGGCGGTGGACTCGCTGCACCTCGTCCGTCGAGGCGGGACGGTGTGTGTGGCGGGCTCGCTCAGCGGATGGCTGATCCCGGACTTCGAACCGATAGCGATGATCCCGTCCGGAACCAAGCTCACGGCTTTCCACAGCGACGACTTCAAGGGCAGCGCTGGCACGACCGTGTTGCAGCGCGTCATCCACCAGGTCGAAGCCGGCGTCTATCGACCCAACATCGACCGTGTCTTCGGCCTGGACGACATCGTCGCGGCCCACCGCTACATGGAGAACAACCAAGCCACCGGAAAGGTTGTCGTGGTGCCCTAG
- a CDS encoding maleylpyruvate isomerase family mycothiol-dependent enzyme — MDRDAQWRVIEQQRRAVADVLDDLAPNEWELPSLCSGWRIRDVAAHIALAPQPPGPVDMVREGLRARGRFHRLNHDVSVRYADARQDLVAEIRAHAASRKLPVVTNYRNILYDIMVHGQDIAIPTGRQIELPIEAAATAATRVWAMGWPFWAKYRLTGFRLIATDTDWVVGTGDEVRGRIADLLLLTTGRSVVLPRLSGDGVGKLWMRLSYRNLVRGCAGRVEGSRPDVMRRCAADSRL, encoded by the coding sequence ATGGACCGGGATGCGCAGTGGCGGGTCATCGAGCAACAGCGACGCGCCGTCGCCGACGTGCTCGACGATCTCGCGCCGAACGAGTGGGAGCTGCCGTCGCTGTGTTCGGGCTGGCGGATTCGGGATGTGGCCGCGCATATCGCCTTGGCGCCGCAGCCGCCCGGCCCGGTGGATATGGTTCGTGAAGGGCTGCGGGCGCGCGGGCGCTTCCATCGGCTGAATCACGATGTGTCCGTTCGCTATGCCGACGCGAGGCAGGATCTCGTCGCCGAGATCCGGGCGCATGCGGCATCGCGAAAATTGCCGGTGGTCACCAACTATCGCAATATCCTCTACGACATCATGGTGCACGGTCAGGACATCGCCATCCCGACCGGCAGACAGATCGAACTCCCCATCGAGGCTGCGGCGACGGCGGCCACTCGGGTTTGGGCCATGGGTTGGCCATTCTGGGCGAAGTACCGGCTCACGGGATTTCGGCTCATCGCCACGGACACCGATTGGGTGGTGGGTACCGGAGACGAGGTACGTGGCCGTATCGCCGACCTGCTGTTGCTGACGACCGGCCGCTCAGTTGTGCTGCCGCGCTTGTCCGGTGACGGTGTCGGCAAGCTGTGGATGCGGTTGTCGTATCGAAATCTGGTCCGTGGATGCGCCGGTCGCGTCGAGGGGTCGCGGCCCGACGTCATGCGCCGCTGCGCCGCAGATAGTCGGCTGTGA